The Poecilia reticulata strain Guanapo unplaced genomic scaffold, Guppy_female_1.0+MT scaffold_453, whole genome shotgun sequence sequence GATgcaacatctaaaaaaaagacaagagatTTCTGCATTATATAGCCTTCAAAAGCCAGAAAACAGtcacaataaaactttttgtcaTTATTCTTGTTAatattgtcaaattaaaataaattattccatCCATCTCGAATCAGTGGAGCATGTACACGTTATTTTtctgaagtaaaacatttacataaaaaaacaccaaggTACTTCCCATCCAGGTGTGCATAGAGTCAGGCACTTTttctacaaacaaaatatataaatcttaTAAGACACCTAACAAAATCATCAAATATTTATAATGTTTAGTCGGCTGAGTCTCTTTCAAGTTTGACAGAGTAATCAAGTCTGATGTAAGTTTTGTATTTCTCAACATACAGAACAGTTAGCCAGCTGAGTGAGAAGTTATCTGTGAACCATCTTTAACAGGAATCTGGAGGCAGCAGAAGCTTCTGGAATCGATGTCTGATCTCTGCGGGGCCCAGAGATACCATCATCTCGGCAATACTGGGTCCTTGCTGCAATGCAGAGGGAAGCATATAGAGGTCAGTTAGGTTTCCTCAGAATACCAGActgattgtgtgtgtgaaactgAATCAGAAGCAACTTCCTCATTCAGTAACCCTCCTGAAAATGTGCCGCTTTACCAAGTCGCCACAGAGTTTACGAAGCGCTCTGCCGTCTTTATAAAGCAAGACACGGCAATTCTGCTTAGTCATGTAAtagatggaaataaaagaagctaCATAATGTATGGggctttttgtggtttttttttgttgtttttttgtgtcagcCTATGAAAgtgctgaaaaagtttgaaatatgcAATTTTAGAAGAATAATAGCAGAAATGAAACCCCTGGGCTGCAAAAAGTATAAATGTCTAAACATCCAAAGTCTCACAGGGTCAGAgttattttcaaacttaaatGCAAGGTTcacaaagagaaacatttttgtttaaattggtaACAATCTCATTTTAGAAAGATTTTATACgtaaatccatattttttttatttcattggacatttgttcttgtttcagaaacatgcagaagccagaaaaaaagaatgctTTGTAAAATACAGACTTCAGAAGTCAGATTAAAATCTCCCTCTTGTTGCGGCGGTTTTAAATATGGCTGTGTGATGAAACTTCCTGCTGACAGCAAGACCTGAGATGAAGCAAAGCCCTGATGGTGTCAAAGATATACCCAATAACACATTCTAAAAATCAACCTATTAAAGCTGtgcttttcagaaaatatgttttccaaaataaaaacacaagcttCAGACCTGACAGTTTTATTCTAGTCTACCAGACTCATTGTCAGACCCTCACCACTTATTGCTTAGTTAGAGTGGAGTAAAAACAGTTTTCCCCTCTAGACTTCAAAGGTGTGTTATTTTTACGTGTTTGACCAAACCTAtaaagctattggtgtatttaagtgtgctgtactggtgcataataaaactaattcagtacatttatgtctgtgttttaaaaaaaggcaactttttaagtcaattcagcactgtttttctgtatcggatcgaTATCGACCGATACTAAACCACAGATATTGGTAtcggaagtaaaaaaaaaaaaaaaaaagtggatcagtTAATTCTTtaactgtgacaaaaaagcaaaaaaaaaaaaaaaattatgttactGCCTCagcatgtaaaatgtttttataagtgTTTTCATATTCAAGTAGATTTATGTGTCAAATCTCCTTTAGTTAACATAAAATGgcactttaacattttatatagtgctcaaaaaaataaagggaacacttcagtgttcacttaaatgttaaagtgttccctttatttttttgagcagtgtattttagcaggggatggaaaaaaaagaaatatcagactaataaaatatgattatttgaaaaagtgacACAGATACTAAAAGCAGAATCAAAGTCTGACATTTTCATTGAAAATTGATAAGTGAATGTAGATTGGAAATTCTTTANNNNNNNNNNNNNNNNNNNNNNNNNNNNNNNNNNNNNNNNNNNNNNNNNNNNNNNNNNNNNNNNNNNNNNNNNNNNNNNNNNNNNNNNNNNNNNNNNNNNNNNNNNNNNNNNNNNNNNNNNNNNNNNNNNNNNNNNNNNNNNNNNNNNNNcttttttttgtcttttcccaAATTTGAGGTCTTGTGATGTAAATAGAAGTCGGCAAACTTACACAAAATGCCTTGTCATCAACATGACCACTAAAACTGGACGTTTACAGCCTTAGCTTAGAGCACAAGTTGACTAAATGTTTACCATACCTCTACTCAAGTCTTATTATGATTCTAGTCACATGAATGAACTACACAGAacctttattgaaaaaaaaattgtttgtctattgcaggggtcaccaactccagtcctcaagggttaccatcctgcaactttagatgcatCTGCCCAAACACAcatggatcaaataaactgctcgtcaccagcctattgcagaactgaatgaggaggagctttgtcctcgaAGGCGaagctaggtccaaccaggcattTTTcagagctgaatggttgctacggaagattgaaggatttctcaaatcCTTCAATCTTAAAAGAATCAAAGGACAACTCCAGGTATGTCTTTGAGTGTTCTGGACATCTGTCCACTCAGCAGTAGGCCCATGACTGTGTGGCCTACTGACCCAGACTGAGAGACTGCTTGAAAGGCTGAGGACACATTTTCTGGTGTTTTGTGTTCATCAACTGATTAGGGTGCAACACCACCAGTTTCCAAGAATGTCATTGttcacaatattctaattttctgagtcATAATCATTAAAATTATAAGAAGCAAAAGCTTGAAATATATGCCTGTCGATTCTAGATAAAATGTATGAGCTTCGCTTTCCGAGATGACGGGGaagaaatattgcacttttatgcaatataaatctttttttaatgtaccaCTATAACTAACAGGCAAACAAACCATAAACACAAACTTTCAAAAATGATCCATACTttctttaaagattaaaaaaataacaattaaacCCTGAAGAAAGAGTACAGAGTATTTATCAATTAGCTTTTTAGACTTTACTCATAAGGCTTACAAAAATCTCAAGACAAATGACTCATTGGCAGAAAGTGTGAGACCTATGCATCATGAGAGTGAGTAGTTCTCTGTGGTGTGGGTCTTATTATCCCCAGAGTGAATCAGCCAACATCTGttaaacacaacacacacactttagAGCTCAAAGCAATGTAAACTGGTACCTGCAAGCCGCTGAGAACCAGGCGCAGCAGCTTCATCACCTCTCTGTACTTGGTAGCTTTGGTCTGCTTAGGCAAACTCTTTAGATCTTTGGTTAGTTGGTCCAGTGACAGCTCCTCTCCCTGCTCTTCTATTaacctgcacaaacacacaaatattcaTAAACTTGACAAAACACTGCTGATATGCAGTAAATGCCTGCTTTCAAACCTCAGAACTAACGACGCAATATGAGAAGCCTCCTTGGTTagtgctgccacctgctggatgGAGAGGGAAGGGCGCACCCACAGATAGGAGTAGGTTGGGCTCACAAGCTCCTTCAGGGAAGTTATGTGACCCTGTTGAAAAGAAAGCAATTCATTGAATACTACTGAAGATATTACTTTAGACATGCAATGTCttagaaaacaattttaatcgcaaaataaactATATGCAACTTCATGTTGATCTATCTCATAAAGTCACACTAAGGTTGTTTTCCGACTTGATACTCTGGCAGCTtaggtttgattggggaccaaaattgcaagatttgctacattttcagctggtgcaatTTGCTTTCAcgctgcactgtgtcaaacaatccaaacttattgaaaaacctgttcccctcctcgcctgtggtggtactgcaccaagaaccaccgaaggaaacgacacaaaaatcTCATAAGACCAATgcagcttccttcttcacaaaacgtAAACAGAAGTGGACtattgtcagattttagcagttgtaggatttctccttcatattttgtaaaagaCCACGAGCTATTTCTCCTGgtagtgcattttattttggctctactgacccagaatgccctgcactgtattccacttcctgcttttggatgGTCTTCGGTCTGCTTACATCCACACATGCATTTGAATCGCACCtcagttcacttcaactgaaccatgctctaggtttttaggtggatcagagtttatttatttggtctGAAGCAGAGTTTGATTGCGCATTCACGTCTCATCAATCAAACCGCACTTTCTGTACAAACAAACTACAATTTGATTtaagcggactaaacagggctggtgtgcaTGCACCCCAATGGACAATAAAATTTATGATCGTACAAAAGTAAATTTAGAAGGTTAAGAgatgtgaatattttcacaagCCATTGTCAAAGTCAAATAAGCTGGTGACTTTAGTTACTGTGATTAAGACAGTGTTGAAACATTAGCCTTTAtaaattttgcacaataaagctgaaaactaaactgaacGTTTGCAAGTTTGACATCGTTCACTGAGATAGTTGACTAATACACAAAAAGTTGCAAAACATAGGGTCTTGGAAGATTCAAAAAGCTTTCAGTTTCTCAAAACATACTGcttttttaatagaaaacaatacaaaaattaaTAGACAACCTGTATATGAACATAAAGGATTAACTTTACGGCCTTCACGTACAATACACTACAACGGAAACAGATAAAATGGCGTACTGTATTGCACCAGTCTATGGCGTACCGCTCAGTGGAAATAAAGCGAATGTAGCTGAGATTACCTTACGGAGGTGTAGCACACGTCTAATATAATCTCCTTCAAGCACTTCTTTATCCTGAATCTCTGCAGTGTAAACCTGCTGGATTTGCTGCTGTAGATCTTTTATAAGCACACAACACTTCTGCTCATCTTCAATTCGCTGCTGCAGATGAATTCTGTCCAAAGTCCCAAGGAGAAACAGAGAGCAATCAATCTatgatttttcagaaaaacaaaaacttccgGTTGAATAATTTCCAGAAtaagttaaactttaaaaacagcctTTGTAATATGGTTGGATTGATTTAATACAGATTCATATGAAGTTGATTTCTCCCCCACCTGTTGAACTCTGGTAGCTTCTCCAGGTCTAACAAAGCAGAGTGAGTTGTGATCTTTGAAGGATTAAACTCAGAAATCAGTTCCTCTAACCTCCGTCCCATCCGATTGGCTGTATACAAGGATAagcaaataattattattacttaaATTCAGTTAATATTGACAGAGCTTATCTTAAGCTTATTTCTACTAAGGTGATCCCGATCCGTTTTTGATATCGGATCCGTTTTTGATATCAACGGATCCAATATCAAAAACTGATTGGATTATATCAGCCTGCATCTGAAATCTCCACTCCAGCATTTAATCCGCCCAAGCATTTCTACCCATCAACACTTATATTCCACACGCAAACTCATTGGTTAATAATAAATAGGTCAGTTATTCCCTTACATATTGTTTTTGACTATTGTTCTCTGAATAATATCACTTGATCATGTCTTTTCAATATCGTTATTGGCAATACTCAAATCTGCAATATCGGCATCATATCAGAAGTGAAGAAGTTGCATCGGGACACCCCTAACTGTTACATGTTACCCTTCGTCACTTACAGGTAAATCCAGATCCACAGTTGGTTGTGATATCCAGCAGAGCCTCAGGGAGAACCCCTTCCCTACAGAAGTTTTCAATGAATATGTCCCCCTGCCTCTTGGACAGCTTGTTGCCATCACTATTCATCAGAAGCGGCAGATGTCCGAAGATGGGCGGCGTCCATCCCAGAGCGCAATACATAAGGAGATGCTTGGAGGTCGAGATGAGCCACTCGGATCCTCGCAGAACGTGGCTGATCTTCATGTAATGATCGTCTACGATGTTGGCCAGGTGGTAGGTGGGGAAGCCATCTGCTTTAATCACAACTGGATCGCCCTCCACCTGAGGATAAGAAGAAACAGGttgaagaaatgtattttggtgTCCCCCAGGTTCAGAGTAACGGCATGCTGACGTTCCCAACCTACACCTTTCAAGGGGAATTCCCCTCCTGACCGACCTGCGCCACTTCATGGTGGTTCCATCCGAAGATCAGGTCCTGGAAAGGCTCGACACCAGCTTCCAGTCGAAACCTGACCACATGCGGCATTCCCTGAGCCAGCTTCTCCTGGACCTGGTCCGCTCGCAGGTGACGGCATCTGTTGTCGTAGCTGTAGAAACAGGTGAACACTCAATTCTGTGCAAAAATCCTGTACACATCTTTGATCCATTTTGGTTGTTCAGGAACAAATTTTCGTGACTGTTTAGGTACCGTGGTGTCTGGCCGGCCCTTAGAGCCTCTTTTTTCAGCAGCTCCAGCCTCTGAGGGCTGCAGAAGCAGTAGTAGCCATGACCAGTCTCTACAAGCTTCCTGGCAGTCTGATTGTAGAGGTCTAATCTTTGGGACTGGAGGTATGGACCGCAGGGTCCTCCCCGACGAGGACTCTCATCTGGTGGAATACCTGCAGATGGAGGTAGAGGCTAGAGACTAGACTGTCCTTTtatataatgataaaataaggatttaaaattgtaaaacaaacagaaatagattccaaaagtaatgtttttaacTGTCTTTACCATATTGTACTAGTAATTAGAGTGGATAGCTTTGCTAAAACAGTAgtctaagggtgttttcacacctgatcctccggtagactcggtttaattggggaccaaaattcagggtttccccctAATGTATTATAAGTCTGGCAGGCCACTAGGCTTTACTTGCCtccccaccaggctaagtgttgtttattttaaaaagggtttttttttatacaccagtaaCAGTGACACTAAAGCTGGATTAAGCTAGGCTTGTAGTTGACACACTTAACTGGGTGCGAGAAGGTGTGAACCAATTGTGCTGTACCCGCTTCTGTTGACCTCACAAGctattatttccaaattatgatGCTTGCTCGTCAACCTCaaaatttttgtaactttaagcattttttcaacacaaaaaacacagcgGACCGCTGGTGGACTGCCCTGGGTTTAggtttttcatttgttatattttcagctgctgccgtTCGCTTTCACAccgcactgtgtcaaacaatccaaattctttgaaaaacctCGTACCAGCCCACTCCAACATGTCTTCTATGGACTCTACTGCTCCTGGAACCAGCCTGCTCTGATCCGTGTCCTCTAGTCGCAGGATGAACGCGCCTCCATacttctttgcaaaaatataattgTAGAGAGCAGTTCTGAGACCTCCAAGGTGCAAAAAGCCTGTAAACCACAGCAATCAAGAACCAGAACATCATAGATAAGTAGATTTATAAGCAGGTggttataaatgaaaaaatatagttcttaaatcagacaaaaaaaggtttccataaaatttattttacaaacaggCTGGAAGTCTAAATTCCCACATGATTATAAAGCATACAATGCattatgcttttattaaaatagtcTACAAACCTattaaatgattacattttccTAAGTAAATATCAAACTGGCTAAGTACTTCGGAAGTACTCAGCTAATTATTTCTTCATTAAAGACAATAACTTACTTAAATTAAAGTTATTGCCTTTATTCACAAATTCATTTAGaagatttagacaaaaaaattgtctaATGTGCTACTTATTGTGTGTGCGCATATAATCCGCACACACGTAAATATAGTCCATCTGCGGGAAGAATTCACAGGGCTtcatttttaccacattttgtGATCTTACAGTTGTTTTCCAAAATGGATTAGATTTGCCCTCTCTCCcggccaaaaaaaacaaacaaaaaaacacatagcacaacataatgtcaacaaattaatttaataaattttgtAATAAGGGTGTAAAATTGCATGTGGGAAAAGTGAAGCATACTTCAACTTCTCATGGCACACTTAACATTATAAGCATGTTGTTTAATACGTGTATGCTTTACGATCCACAAAGAGGATGATTAAGTAACTGCTATTATCTCCCAACATAGAATAACTCCCAGTTAAATGAGGAACTTACCTGTGGGGCTGGGGGCAAACCGGACCCTCACTTCGCCCTGAACAGTGGAGCACCATCGGTACACAGCGGCTGAGTTTACCTGGGGCTCAGCCCGTCTGAGTCTGACTGCTGTAACAGACTGAAACCCTCTCTGAAGAACACGACTCCGCAGAAAACACCAACTGCAAACCAACATGGCGGCAAAACGGTTTAATTACTAACTAataaccaaaaacacacactgtgaGAGAGAACATGATCACATTTTAGCAGAATCTCCCATTTGGCTTCTATTTTCTGTCAATGTTTGGGTCAAATGTGACTAATATTCTTCTTCTTGTGCATGATACGACTGGAGAAACCACTAACTTTATTAATACTGCCATCTAGCGAGAGCGCAGCTCTCTTTTTAGCTAAGTTCATATTTTTCAGCTTCTCCCTTTAGAGGGCGCCAGAAGGCAAGCCACCACGTTGGATTAGTTTCTCTGCTGAAAGAAATGGAcgaaaaaaagatttatctaTGCTTTCAatcttttactgtattttattatttcatttgacTTCTTTCATtgagtatctgtactttctactccAGTAAATCTCTATGTGTTATACGTTGCATTCATGTCACACATTGcggtttttgttttattagtttgaaaATATCAGTGACTTATTTAAGTTAATTGGCTCAAAAGACGACTCCATGTGGTGTGACACTGGGGTTCAAAACATGCATTATTTGCTACACTGTTCAGTAAAAtgacatttgtatttgtatttgtacttttacttaagtgcAGTGTTTGAGTACTTCCTCCACCATTTCTTTGTAGCTGTGCTACACTCCTGGTTGAGGGACTGAACCAGGAGTGTTCAGGACTGAACACAGTGTTCAGTCCTAGTTGTTGTGTTGGAATACCTGCAGATGGAGTGTTGAACATCTTTGAGATGTTCAACACTTGGGATTAGATATCATCATAGAACCCAATCCTGCCTCACAATTCTCTACAACGTGCTTATTCTAACCTGTCTGATGTGTGTTTCTTGGTTTAACACTGAAAATcgtgtttcattttcttttcacttcacagCTATGCACCACTTTGCATTTGTCTGCCTCACGAAATCAAAGTTAAAtggaatgtgacaaaaaagaaactaacatCTGCCTCCTATTTTAGAATATTTCCTCCTTTTAGTTGTGACATTTTACCTACAAGGGAcaatataaagaaacaaaaaaatctttaagctTATAGTTTTCCAATGCTAAAATTCTAGTATGTCATAAATTATGAGTTTATGGATGCACTGTAATGCAAAGGGAGAGTACACAGGGGCCTAGGAAATAAATCTAACTCTACagaataatcaatcaatcaatcaatcaaattttatttgattcagcagcaaggcatttcaaagtgctttacataattaaaaataaaaacagcatgtgacagtgaataaacagttagaaagacaaagagattttttttaaagaaaaagaaaaaagttaaaaaagataaaaacattcaaacccgcaccccttgtaggacttcaattaaacgtctcacacctctgagttttagttaaaacgccatttgacaaggattctcacacccctataaatagatttgtttaactgggacgttttccgggggggctttacatagacagtgtgaaagagaaataaaaagaagttaataactagatgaaaagtaaaaataaaaacattaaaaatatcgaagacatcaaaacccgcaatttagccataagcaactctaaacaggtgggttttaagttgagatttaaaggcacccagtgtttcagctgttttacagttttctggaagtttgttccaaatttgtggtccGTAGAATAACTAGACCAAAGAAGCATACTTAAACTAGACTAAGAAAGAatagacacaagaaataaacacaacttGGAACACCAAGAAGGActgaacaaaaagtaaaacagagtaaaactgatcaaatgaaaGAACGAGGCTGAGGAACACAGAATAGTCAAACCTCAAAAAACCTCTAAACAACCCAGAACATAACACAGTGAGCCACTATTAACCATGTCAGAAACCGTGAGTTAAAAGTCTACTGTAATACAGACCTCAACGTATTAAGTCATGACAGAAGAAAGCCTGTTGAACTTGATTTGGGTATGCTCACAATGTGGtgtgtatgggtgtgtgtgtgtttgtgttagtatatgttaataaatttaaagtttCCACAAGTGTTGGGGTTACACACATTTCCTTGCAGTTCCAACAGAGCGTGTCTGCATTTTTCAGTGATATATTTACCTTTTGATGAAAGAACGACACAGACTTGTTTGAAAAAGGGAAGGCGTATAGCTCAATAAAGGGATTATCAATCACGTCACCTGTGATCAACGTCAGACCAGTTCACCCTTATTTTGGTGTTTCTTGGGACTGCAGTGGGTGTGGTGACAGATTACTGTTCAGCATTCAGAATAAATCCAAGAGAAATCTGTTCATCTTTGAGTTTTCACATGgaattagttttagttttactttaaacaaagctcaagtaaataaaacagtataaaattctgctgaagaagacatgaatctcgtcacttttttttgcttgctttctCTGTAGCACTGATTTACTGAAAAGCCAGTTGTGACTGCATCGTCACATTACCTAGAATCCTAGTTTGGCTCTTCCCTCTTGAGCCACGGCCGAGGCAGCCACCTTCCTCATCCGTGACATCGTCACAAGGCAACACACCCTGCACAATTAACACAGCAGTCTCAGGTgtcaggagggagagagagagagagagagagagagacgctcCACAGCACCTGGAGGACTCCACATACAAACAAGGTAAAAGATTTCACTCTGATTTCAGGTACTTGTTATACTTTATTTCTGTGCCAGGGATTTTCTTACAGGAGAGATCAATGAATTGTAAACCTTGAGAACCAcaacatgcagtttttaaatgtgatccATCTTTCCAAAAAAGAATCAAGGGAAATGCTGATTCATGCATGGTTCACACTGTCCGGACCGGTTATGAAGTGAAAGGTAAAAGCTCATGAAAGGGGAAAAGAAGGGAAGTGCAGAAGCAGCAACAATCTGATACTTCATCGCTTTTTTCTTATATGTAAATGCATTCAACGCTGTGAATTAACCAGCTCAGATAGTATCTTTCAACATCAATGGCAGTTTTTCcaaaagttatatttatatacatcTCTTTTTGTAATGGAAAGTTTGTAAGGATAATTACATCAGTATTATTTAGAGCTCTATGACTCAGTTGTCAATCCAAACTCTCATGTTGTTCTCTTTaacatcattttatttcctttctgcAGCATTTGAACATCTTTCATAACTTATAATTAATATGTTTGTCTTTACAGAGAATttagttgttgatttttttaattcagcgtTACTGTTTAAAGTATCAAATTTCAAACGTCAAACTTGACCTTTGAACTTGGGGGAATTTCTCTATTAAATAACCTGAGTGATGTTTGCGCTTTCTCTTCTGTATTTACAAAAGTTTCACGGAGCGATCCTGAGCAAACACTCAGATTTAAACCTGCCTGTCATTTATCCTCACAGGCTCAACACAAGAcgaatctttttgttttcagaactGTTACATTAATTGCTTCTCAATTAGAGAAagtcacaaacaaacaaaccaataagaaaaaaaatagccttAAAAGTCAAAACCTGTGGTATCGTCACTCAATGATTTCTCTTcagaaaaactgtttgtctGACTGTATTCATGAACTATTTTAATTGGCGTCATTATGTAAGCTTGTTAATGGACGCTAGTAAACTGTGGACATAATCTCCCATTTATGTCAGATTAATGttaattgtaaattaaatacACAATCAGTGGTTAGTGAGTGAGGGGTTAAATAAGTTCAAACTGATACCTATTTAAAGgggctttttttaaaagaaagaaaatattcgACATTAGcacaattaataaattattgatcaCATGTTCGCATAATTGTTATCTGCCACCTCAATCTTTTACATGAAAGCACAGAACTTATCTTTGATGTTTAAAGCTAAGTTCTGTGCCCTCGGAAAGGGTGAAACATTTAGAAAGATTTGAAAGGGCAAGCTTTGGCAGTCCAGGAAGAGATCTCAgcaataatttagatttttttttgttgttgtttggcaCTAATTCATTAACGTCATGTATTTTCTGgaggtaaaaacaaattacGAGAGAAATTTACTCCAGAAAAAGGCGTTGGTGTTTAAGCAGTACTTATTTTTTGATAAGTACTGCTTCCTTTTGTATAAGGAAGATATTTCTAAggggattatttttttaagctcgTCTTTTGAGTTGAAAATAGTTTACAGTTTATTCCTTAAATTTGACTGTAGTAGAGTATAAACTCTGCAAAAGAGGCAGTAAATACGTCTATCAAAGTaataattttgggttttatgTCTACAAGGCATGGCCTAAACACCTGGTAGTAATTAAAACcccagctttttttctttcctttctccaAAGTCAAGAGAACGCAGAGACCTGTGTTAGCAAAACTAAAGTGTAATCACGTTGACAGAAGCATCTGTAgacatatataaaatataaaagtccaaaaacatatGAAACAGAATTTTGGTGAAAAACCTTGTTGTTCATGCTGAAAACATGGTCTTTAGTGCCCACAGGTTAATCGTCCcataaaaccagaaaattaaataattcaaattttaCATATTCTCTGTTTCCCCCATTACACCACTGCTTGCCTTCAAAATAACTCAGAtagttttttatctttttctgacAGACGGAGAACCAAGAGCGATAATAAACCTGAAAGATTTTTACAAAGATCAACTAGATGTCCCAACGCCCATTGTCAGAGAGCTGAATGGTGTACAGTTTCAGCATTCTTTCCACAGATCTATTATTGTCTTTGGAATTTTTTGTTGTGGCGTTAAAGGCCTCTTTACGCCACATTGACTGTAAAATATCTGATTGCCACTCCCCAACTCCTGCtcacaagaaaaacacaggCATTAAGGTGAAAGGACGGCGACAATGGATGGACAAAGCCTTCAGCACTGCTGTCATTTATCAGGCTTTGAAATGCATAACTTCAAGAGGTGCTCCACCTCTGAGAGAAAATGTCACTGTATTATGATGTGTTGAGTTtagtaaaaaaagtaaatagtGTATGCTTTAATAGCCAAAGGCCGGTTTCTAACCCTGTAAATCAACAATTGCTTTTCAGAGAATAGTGACTCATTGTGACCAGCTCTTTCTTGTTCCCTCTCTAGTGATTTTCAACACAAAGCCCTCTGATCCCATGAGACTGGTCACATTATGAAATCACGCTACCTTTTCCTGCTGATTTACCTCGTTGGAGCTACAACTGGTAAGAGCAGGTGGTTTGTCTTCAAGCAAAACACAGTCAATTAAACtttacatacataaaaaaaaatctgtcatgattTGTTCTTCAGGTTAtatttaaagctcaaaacaaACTAAT is a genomic window containing:
- the ears2 gene encoding nondiscriminating glutamyl-tRNA synthetase EARS2, mitochondrial — translated: MLVCSWCFLRSRVLQRGFQSVTAVRLRRAEPQVNSAAVYRWCSTVQGEVRVRFAPSPTGFLHLGGLRTALYNYIFAKKYGGAFILRLEDTDQSRLVPGAVESIEDMLEWAGIPPDESPRRGGPCGPYLQSQRLDLYNQTARKLVETGHGYYCFCSPQRLELLKKEALRAGQTPRYDNRCRHLRADQVQEKLAQGMPHVVRFRLEAGVEPFQDLIFGWNHHEVAQVEGDPVVIKADGFPTYHLANIVDDHYMKISHVLRGSEWLISTSKHLLMYCALGWTPPIFGHLPLLMNSDGNKLSKRQGDIFIENFCREGVLPEALLDITTNCGSGFTSNRMGRRLEELISEFNPSKITTHSALLDLEKLPEFNRIHLQQRIEDEQKCCVLIKDLQQQIQQVYTAEIQDKEVLEGDYIRRVLHLRKGHITSLKELVSPTYSYLWVRPSLSIQQVAALTKEASHIASLVLRLIEEQGEELSLDQLTKDLKSLPKQTKATKYREVMKLLRLVLSGLQQGPSIAEMMVSLGPAEIRHRFQKLLLPPDSC